Proteins encoded in a region of the Pseudothermotoga elfii DSM 9442 = NBRC 107921 genome:
- the gltX gene encoding glutamate--tRNA ligase, whose product MVRVRFAPSPTGYLHVGGARTALFNYLFAKHHGGKFILRIEDTDIARSEGIFEENLMKTLQWLGLNWDEGPDIGGSFGPYRQSERLNIYEEYAKKLIALDKAYEVFAYPEEIEEIREKLLSKGLTPHYDRTIFEPFATKERKREYEEKGLKPAIYFSMPRKAFIHNDLVKGTVQFSEGSVGDFAILRSNGIPTYNFACVVDDMLMQITHVIRGDDHLPNTVKQLALYEAFSARPPEIGHVSTILGPDGKKLSKRHGATSIEELRERGYLPQAVVNYLALLGWSSPDAKEIMSMQEMIERFSIDRLSKNPAIFDPAKLSWMNGQYIRSTNEEELEQLLKPLLEKWNFIPRNQDWLRRVIIAVKDRLHTLEDFQHVADFFFVKPEIKTETEYQIKCAMLECADKLESLDRSDKNSIVEVFRSTIKKQKVSAKEFYSTLRYVLTGKHEGPELVDIVFLLGPNEVAARIKSILG is encoded by the coding sequence TTGGTTAGAGTAAGATTTGCACCAAGCCCAACCGGCTATCTCCATGTTGGAGGAGCAAGAACAGCCCTTTTTAATTATCTTTTTGCAAAACATCATGGCGGAAAGTTCATTCTGAGAATAGAAGATACAGACATAGCACGTTCAGAAGGAATTTTCGAAGAAAATCTTATGAAGACACTTCAATGGTTAGGACTAAATTGGGATGAAGGACCAGATATAGGAGGATCTTTCGGCCCATACAGGCAAAGTGAGCGATTGAATATATACGAAGAATATGCAAAAAAACTAATTGCCCTTGACAAAGCCTATGAAGTATTTGCCTATCCCGAAGAAATAGAAGAGATAAGAGAAAAACTGCTTTCGAAAGGGCTGACCCCCCATTATGACCGCACAATCTTCGAACCATTCGCTACAAAAGAACGCAAAAGAGAATATGAAGAGAAAGGATTAAAACCAGCTATATATTTTTCAATGCCAAGAAAGGCCTTTATTCACAATGATCTGGTAAAAGGCACCGTGCAATTTTCTGAAGGTTCTGTGGGAGACTTTGCTATACTGAGAAGCAATGGGATACCAACTTACAATTTTGCCTGCGTTGTTGACGATATGCTCATGCAAATAACGCATGTCATACGTGGGGACGATCACTTGCCAAATACTGTGAAACAACTCGCGCTATATGAAGCCTTTTCTGCCAGACCCCCTGAAATTGGACATGTTTCGACAATTCTCGGGCCGGATGGAAAGAAATTGAGTAAGAGGCATGGTGCAACCTCAATCGAAGAACTCAGAGAAAGAGGATACCTGCCTCAAGCCGTTGTTAATTATCTTGCCCTGCTTGGATGGTCTTCACCAGATGCAAAAGAAATAATGTCCATGCAGGAAATGATTGAAAGATTCTCCATAGATAGACTTAGCAAAAATCCGGCCATTTTTGACCCAGCAAAACTCAGCTGGATGAACGGCCAATACATAAGATCTACAAACGAAGAGGAACTGGAGCAACTTTTAAAACCTTTGCTGGAAAAATGGAATTTCATACCCAGGAATCAGGATTGGTTACGCAGAGTAATAATTGCTGTTAAGGATAGACTCCACACTCTGGAAGATTTTCAACATGTTGCAGATTTCTTCTTTGTGAAGCCAGAGATAAAAACGGAAACGGAATATCAAATAAAGTGTGCCATGCTCGAATGTGCCGACAAACTTGAAAGCCTTGACCGTTCTGATAAAAATTCTATTGTGGAAGTATTCAGGTCAACAATAAAAAAACAAAAGGTGAGTGCGAAAGAATTTTACAGCACGTTGAGATATGTTCTGACTGGTAAACACGAAGGACCAGAGCTTGTGGATATTGTTTTTCTCTTAGGTCCTAATGAAGTGGCAGCAAGAATCAAATCAATTTTGGGGTGA
- a CDS encoding N-glycosylase/DNA lyase yields the protein MTVSLSDELLKIREEAKDLVEERFRQFKNLGLNGTEEELFSELSFCVLTANWTAQGGIKAQKLIGKAGFIHLDEDELSKKLSELGHRFPKARASYIIKNRKIIGQLKQLTTIDPFEAREWLVNNAIGIGYKEASHFLRNTGVEKLAILDRHVLSLMHRYNIIEEIPKTLTKKRYLIFERLLSFEAEKFGESPGKFDLYLWFFVKKKVEK from the coding sequence ATCACAGTATCTTTATCTGATGAATTACTCAAAATAAGAGAAGAAGCAAAAGATCTTGTAGAAGAAAGGTTCAGACAATTCAAAAATCTCGGTCTTAATGGGACCGAAGAAGAACTTTTCAGTGAGCTCAGTTTTTGCGTTTTGACCGCGAACTGGACCGCTCAGGGCGGAATTAAAGCCCAGAAGTTAATTGGAAAAGCTGGTTTTATTCATTTGGATGAAGACGAACTTTCAAAAAAACTCTCAGAACTCGGCCACAGGTTTCCAAAGGCGAGGGCTTCATACATAATCAAGAACCGCAAAATCATTGGTCAATTGAAACAACTGACAACTATCGATCCATTCGAAGCACGTGAATGGTTGGTCAACAATGCAATCGGAATTGGCTATAAGGAAGCCAGTCATTTTCTAAGAAACACTGGCGTTGAAAAACTGGCAATTTTGGACAGGCATGTCTTATCACTTATGCATAGATACAATATAATAGAAGAAATTCCAAAGACACTCACCAAAAAACGATATCTGATCTTTGAAAGACTCCTGAGTTTTGAGGCAGAAAAATTCGGTGAAAGCCCGGGAAAATTCGATCTTTATCTCTGGTTTTTCGTGAAAAAAAAGGTTGAAAAGTAG
- a CDS encoding Fur family transcriptional regulator gives MSLDQIVELLKTYGLKITPQRVEILKFLDSNRIHPTAQQIYEHVLSRVGSVSFTTVYNTLHTLEQIGSVKRIAIDDSLTIYDIDTSNHGHFVCKVCGRIYDIPYEIKADLPGKAERTELIVYGVCRQCENYPQ, from the coding sequence ATGTCTTTGGATCAGATAGTAGAGCTTCTTAAAACTTATGGTTTGAAAATAACTCCTCAGCGGGTGGAAATACTGAAATTTCTGGACAGCAACAGAATTCATCCAACAGCCCAACAGATATATGAGCATGTGCTCTCGAGAGTGGGAAGTGTTTCCTTCACAACAGTCTATAATACCTTGCACACTCTGGAGCAAATTGGTTCAGTAAAAAGAATCGCTATAGATGACAGCCTGACTATATACGATATAGACACAAGCAACCACGGGCATTTTGTATGCAAGGTGTGTGGAAGAATATACGATATCCCATACGAAATAAAAGCAGATCTGCCTGGAAAGGCAGAAAGAACAGAATTGATAGTTTATGGAGTTTGCAGGCAGTGCGAAAATTATCCTCAATAA